One segment of Triticum aestivum cultivar Chinese Spring chromosome 2A, IWGSC CS RefSeq v2.1, whole genome shotgun sequence DNA contains the following:
- the LOC123187108 gene encoding uncharacterized protein — protein sequence MSGLEDIEIQAKNIDAAVGEIIDVLEDTSKGNMIYFNGWHGCGASAALRAVAQRLKSSKSKFDKVIHVDCSVWKSMRALQKEVAEELDLPHSVMAIFDQCDADDDFKGKDEDSRGVISDIRREIFEKLASSRFVVIFHNGSSRYIDFYECGVPAIPFLRNKVLWTWRGRFRLGLVLDDGELEKWSVQTNVFLNPSPGREEELQDLVVREEAEEVVNRTRIAEPGYLNHKVVQQCAMYAWLLRRITSATGLDFYTHGPNYWVCDGIIQGQGNTSAWEIGNSLQRNMYLDWVGRNPDDAIYLDDLLMRNNDIDDDRWVYVTHKEPGWSDTVLDPVVTSFFLYADESPTNAIPMLPVNMFQHPENSKLRVLHLSRCTFSFTSPPFVHCAQLRLLHLDHCTNTTDDDEHPSQNEDMSCFQKLLVLVLRYTDWYWPLSEKMMSLMTDLKELNVAGVKHWSISDLCGDIPSLVILRVTANTVTIHSQDIIKNNGASLLNLSKASLLKTVSLESCAELEQVAPFMLPPLLESVNFINSGASAAKISSISFRGCSQLKNILLKGNLGTLEELDLSGTALKTLNLREVEARNLKRLMLLGCEKLRAILWPPEDKRRWVLEKLQISTVQSASPSQNNWEEKIKEASPTAGSSSILTFGASPLGTRRIGSFDFNWYISVADARLMWSLLPFQLEIKRNFVYLEIDSSPASGAAVGRPEVAQGIGSQQQFAQYLYASDVFQEEPQAVSAIKGVTSWMWACPPIPTPSLQDWYFHMQDEEKMERGSLQQQHNTQRISTSVALAPVLMCDNAGMLYVHDSSSITCVPSPQGARWRWLKWCRVERCPKLCSVFATPQLSSDQITFWSLSTFWASQLPMACYIWN from the exons ATGTCTGGACTGGAG GACATTGAGATCCAGGCAAAAAACATCGATGCTGCAGTAGGAGAGATAATTGATGTTTTGGAGGATACAAGCAAAGGAAATATGATCTACTTCAATGGTTGGCATGGATGTGGGGCATCAGCGGCACTCAGGGCAGTAGCTCAACGTCTGAAATCATCAAAATCAAAGTTTGACAAGGTTATTCATGTGGACTGTTCGGTGTGGAAAAGCATGAGGGCCCTGCAAAAGGAAGTAGCGGAGGAGCTGGATCTTCCGCATTCTGTGATGGCCATCTTTGATCAGTGCGACGCAGATGATGATTTCAAAGGGAAAGATGAAGACTCTAGAGGGGTGATATCAGATATCAGAAGGGAGATATTTGAAAAGCTTGCTAGCAGTAGATTTGTGGTGATTTTTCACAATGGGAGTAGCAGATACATTGATTTCTATGAGTGTGGTGTCCCAGCAATACCATTCTTGAGGAACAAAGTGTTGTGGACCTGGCGTGGGAGGTTTCGGCTTGGTCTCGTGCTAGATGACGGGGAATTGGAAAAATGGAGTGTGCAGACTAATGTTTTTCTCAATCCCTCTCCTGGACGTGAGGAAGAATTGCAGGATCTCGTAGTGCGTGAAGAGGCCGAGGAGGTCGTCAACCGCACGAGGATTGCGGAGCCTGGCTACCTGAACCACAAGGTAGTCCAGCAGTGTGCCATGTATGCATGGTTACTAAGAAGAATCACCTCTGCTACAGGTCTGGACTTTTACACCCATGGACCGAATTATTGGGTCTGTGATGGGATTATACAGGGCCAAGGCAATACATCAGCATGGGAAATTGGCAATTCGCTGCAGAGGAACATGTACTTAGATTGGGTGGGGAGGAACCCGGACGATGCAATTTATTTGGACGATTTGCTTATGAGAAACAATGATATTGATGATGATCGCTGGGTTTACGTCACACACAAAGAACCTGGATGGAGTGATACTGTGCTGGATCCTGTGGTGACATCCTTCTTCTTGTATGCAGATGAATCACCAACAAATGCAATACCAATGTTGCCAGTTAACATGTTCCAACATCCAGAAAACAGCAAGCTGCGTGTATTACATCTCTCTCGCTGCACCTTTAGTTTTACATCTCCTCCCTTCGTCCATTGTGCCCAACTAAGATTGCTCCATCTGGACCATTGCACAAATACCACAGATGATGACGAGCATCCAAGCCAGAATGAAGACATGTCATGTTTCCAGAAGCTATTGGTGCTGGTTCTGAGGTATACAGATTGGTACTGGCCTCTGTCGGAAAAGATGATGAGTTTAATGACTGACCTCAAGGAGTTGAATGTGGCGGGAGTCAAGCATTGGAGCATAAGCGATTTGTGTGGTGATATTCCTAGCCTTGTCATACTTCGAGTAACAGCCAACACAGTCACAATTCATTCACAAGACATCATAAAAAATAATGGTGCATCACTCCTCAACTTGTCCAAGGCAAGTCTCCTGAAGACAGTCAGCCTTGAGAGTTGTGCTGAATTGGAACAAGTCGCCCCTTTCATGTTACCCCCATTGCTCGAGTCAGTTAACTTCATCAATAGTGGTGCTAGTGCTGCCAAGATATCTAGCATCTCCTTCCGGGGTTGTTCTCAGTTGAAGAATATACTTCTCAAAGGGAATTTGGGGACCCTGGAGGAGCTGGACCTCTCAGGCACAGCATTGAAAACCCTTAACCTCAGAGAAGTGGAAGCTCGAAACCTCAAGCGTCTCATGTTGCTAGGCTGTGAGAAGCTCCGTGCAATATTATGGCCACCAGAAGATAAAAGGAGATGGGTTTTGGAGAAGTTGCAGATCAGCACCGTCCAATCCGCATCACCTAGCCAGAATAATTGGGAAGAGAAGATCAAGGAGGCTAGTCCTACTgcaggatcatcatctatccttacATTTGGGGCTTCACCATTAGGCACCAGGCGAATTGGATCTTTTGACTTCAATTGGTACATATCTGTTGCGGATGCAAGGCTCATGTGGTCGCTTCTGCCCTTTCAGCTAGAAATTAAGAGAAACTTTGTATACTTGGAGATTGATTCATCTCCTGCCAGTGGAGCTGCTGTTGGTCGCCCTGAAGTTGCTCAAGGCATCGGGAGCCAGCAGCAGTTTGCTCAATACTTATATGCAAGTGATGTCTTTCAAGAAGAACCGCAAGCTGTCAGTGCTATCAAAGGTGTGACCAGCTGGATGTGGGCTTGCCCACCTATTCCTACTCCAAGTCTTCAAGACTGGTACTTCCACATGCAAGATGAAGAGAAGATGGAGAGAGGATCATTACAgcaacaacacaacactcaaagaATCAGTACTAGTGTTGCTTTAGCTCCTGTTTTGATGTGTGATAATGCAGGGATGTTGTATGTGCATGATAGCTCCTCCATCACTTGCGTTCCGAGCCCACAAGGTGCAAGGTGGAGGTGGCTTAAATGGTGCAGAGTTGAGAGGTGCCCCAAGCTATGCTCTGTCTTTGCCACTCCCCAACTAAGTAGTGATCAGATCACCTTTTGGTCCCTGTCTACATTCTGGGCATCTCAGCTCCCTATGGCGTGCTACATCTGGAACTAG
- the LOC123184372 gene encoding protein GOS9: MSTYGVKVGMFGGSNGDVYDIAELTSSAPSSLRSLEIWSTSGHEGIINAISFTFVDSKNHMNKAGPWGTPLPGQKSKTIHLTNVRITELSGYTYDGYITSLTFRTTDAQKHHGPFGKVRPKAGVDTHFRIPLMNGSIVAFCAQADDYLSAIGAYLKI, translated from the exons ATGTCGACATATGGGGTGAAGGTTGGGATGTTTGGTGGGTCAAATGGTGATGTCTACGACATCGCCGAATTGACGAGCTCTGCGCCGTCAAGCCTTAGGAGCTTGGAGATTTGGAGCACGTCGGGCCACGAAGGGATCATCAACGCCATATCCTTCACCTTCGTGGACAGCAAAAACCACATGAACAAAGCAGGTCCATGGGGCACCCCGCTTCCTGGCCAaaagagcaag ACTATTCACTTGACAAACGTGCGTATCACCGAGCTCTCCGGCTACACTTACGACGGATACATCACCTCGCTCACCTTCCGCACCACCGACGCCCAGAAGCACCATGGCCCGTTCGGAAAAGTGAGGCCGAAAGCCGGTGTCGACACCCATTTCCGCATCCCTCTCATGAACGGTTCTATCGTCGCCTTCTGCGCCCAAGCCGACGACTACCTCAGCGCTATTGGTGCTTATCTCAAGATTTGA
- the LOC123191366 gene encoding formin-like protein 11 yields the protein MRWPRSRLKWLLSACLISLLLLTPTDRGGLLLVAAIRKNLFWPPPPQPSPPSRIGDELVEQLWLNCGLDRIILQDVKNQSHHTLAFSTKEGMSTSLSPEVADTILDCLSKHNFPSPHGSGHTQDEDAEEEAGSLLPDSYNFKLSFASKIRYLLEGASTSHYSLSPPAKEAIRTLFSSEAEARPLAVSIKISLGKKRKDDDSGSSTAVIGAVACVALVALVGSLCGMCDEEPASPYDLVGGGELTGSSRKDSATQIDVSRLGGLSNSASEKQQSEFTVPVMKLNVERPAAKLKSVGAASMKEELMERHSRFASYEVTTIAGQQPAKPEKAAVSSAGPAPPPPPPLPGAPAPPPPPVVPGAPAPGEPAPGEPAPGAPAPAPGVPAPGAPAAPPGAPAAPPGAPGAPAPPPPAPGAPAPPPPAPGAPAPPPPAPGAPAPPPPAPGAPAPPPPAPGAPAPPPAPGAPAPPPPAPGAPAPPPAPGAPAPPPKPGGGPPPPGPPAPPGARAGAGPGPPPPPGKAGGPGGPPPPALPGGPRKGPPPLKKPGAAAAPVADSSKTKLKPFFWDKVTATDQAMVWDQIKAGSFQFNEEMIESLFGCKPVDKSNDAKKEPAKEAPQVIRILDAKKAQNLSISLKALSVTAQDVHTAVTEGHDLPADLITTLLRWTPTSDEELKLRLYTGEMSQLGPAEQFLKTIIDIPYIFQRLETLLLMASLTEEATSVEQSFKTLEVACDELRHSRLFKKLLEAVLKTGNRMNDGTFRGGAQAFKLDTLLKLADVKGLDGKTTLLHFVVQEIIRSEGVRAARAAKEQKSSVSSVSGGTDDLSEDVGDDTEHYKELGLEVVSGLSDDLQNVRKAAILDADALTIQVASLGHRLVKANEFLNTGIKSLEEESGFQRKLAQFVENSQAQVTRLLEEEKKLRLMVRSTVDYFHGSKGKDEGLRLFVVVRDFLVILEKVCKEVKDAAALAAKAAAANKKPAAAAAPAKGGKQPSQSQQSFRDPRQALKPAIQGRRAKPDSSSSSDSD from the exons ATGAGGTGGCCGAGGAGCAGATTGAAATGGCTCCTCAGCGCATGCCTCATTTCCCTCCTGCTGCTCACGCCAACGGACCGCGGCGGGCTGCTGCTCGTCGCCGCCATCAGGAAGAACTTGTTTTGGCCGCCACCTCCCCAGCCGTCTCCCCCGAGCCGAATAGGTGATGAATTG GTGGAACAATTATGGCTCAACTGTGGTCTAGATAGGATAATCCTTCAAGATGTTAAAAACCAGTCCCATCACACCCTTGCATTCAGCACCAAGGAAGGAATGAGCACTTCTTTGTCTCCAGAAGTTGCCGATACTATTCTGGATTGCTTAAGCAAGCATAATTTTCCTTCACCACATGGCTCTGGGCATACACAGGATGAAGATGCTGAGGAGGAGGCAGGAAGCTTACTGCCAGATTCCTATAATTTCAAACTGTCTTTTGCATCAAAAATAAGATATCTTCTTGAAGGAGCTTCAACATCACATTATTCTTTGTCACCGCCAGCAAAAGAAGCAATCAGGACTCTTTTCTCTTCCGAAGCAGAGGCTCGTCCGCTAGCTGTTAGCATAAAAATTTCTTTGGGAAAGAAGCGCAAGGATGATGACTCGGGTTCATCCACTGCTGTCATTGGTGCAGTGGCTTGTGTAGCATTGGTGGCCCTTGTCGGTAGCTTGTGTGGGATGTGTGACGAAGAGCCAGCATCACCATATGATCTAGTGGGGGGCGGTGAACTAACAG GTTCTTCCCGTAAGGATTCCGCCACCCAGATCGATGTCAGTAGGCTGGGAGGATTGTCAAACAGTGCATCTGAGAAACAGCAGTCTGAATTTACAGTACCAGTAATGAAGTTGAATGTTGAAAGACCAGCCGCGAAACTGAAGTCAGTAGGAGCAGCATCAATGAAGGAAGAACTAATGGAGCGACACAGCAGGTTTGCTTCGTACGAAGTAACGACCATCGCTGGACAGCAGCCGGCCAAACCCGAGAAGGCTGCAGTTTCTTCTGCAGGTCcagctccgccacctcctcctccacttccaggtgcaccagcaccaccacctcctcctgtaGTTCCAGGTGCACCAGCACCAGGTGAACCAGCACCAGGTGAACCAGCACCAGgtgcaccagcaccagcaccaggtGTACCAGCACCAGGTGCACCAGCAGCACCACCAGGTGCACCAGCAGCACCACCAGGTGCACCAg GTGCGCCCGCACCACCACCGCCTGCACCAGGTGCGCCCGCACCACCACCGCCTGCACCAGGTGCGCCCGCACCACCACCGCCTGCACCAGGTGCGCCCGCACCACCACCGCCTGCACCAGGTGCGCCCGCACCACCACCGCCTGCACCAGGTGCACCCGCACCACCGCCTGCACCAGGTGCACCAGCACCACCACCGCCTGCACCAGGTGCACCCGCACCACCACCTGCACCAGGTGCACCCGCACCACCTCCAAAGCCGGGCGGCGGGCCTCCTCCTCCAGGGCCACCAGCACCTCCTGGTGCAAGGGCTGGAGCAGGACCTGGACCTCCACCTCCACCTGGAAAAGCTGGTGGACCGGGGGGACCTCCGCCACCAGCACTGCCCGGTGGTCCAAGAAAAGGACCTCCGCCGCTTAAGAAGCCAGGAGCTGCTGCAGCTCCTGTTGCAGACTCTTCGAAAACAAAGTTGAAGCCCTTCTTCTGGGATAAAGTTACTGCAACAGATCAAGCAATGGTGTGGGATCAAATTAAAGCAGGATCCTTCCA GTTTAATGAGGAGATGATCGAATCTCTTTTTGGTTGCAAACCTGTTGACAAAAGTAATGATGCCAAAAAAGAGCCAGCAAAGGAAGCTCCTCAAGTCATTAGGATCCTAGATGCTAAAAAGGCACAGAATTTATCAATATCACTGAAGGCACTCAGTGTTACAGCTCAAGACGTGCATACTGCAGTTACAGAAG GGCATGATCTCCCAGCCGATTTGATAACAACCTTGCTACGGTGGACCCCAACCAGTGATGAGGAGCTAAAGCTTCGGCTCTACACTGGAGAGATGAGTCAACTTGGTCCAGCGGAGCAATTCTTGAAGACCATCATTGACATCCCATACATTTTCCAGCGCTTGGAGACTTTGCTTTTGATGGCCAGTTTGACGGAAGAAGCTACAAGTGTGGAGCAGTCATTCAAAACCCTAGAG GTTGCCTGCGACGAGCTTAGGCACAGCCGTCTTTTCAAGAAGCTACTGGAGGCTGTACTTAAAACTGGCAACCGAATGAATGATGGCACCTTTCGAGGGGGAGCACAGGCGTTCAAACTGGACACCCTCCTGAAGCTGGCTGATGTCAAGGGGCTCGATGGCAAGACGACGCTGCTGCATTTCGTCGTCCAGGAGATCATCCGCTCGGAGGGTGTCCGTGCCGCGCGGGCGGCCAAGGAGCAGAAAAGCAGCGTCTCCAGCGTGAGCGGCGGCACCGATGATCTCTCCGAGGATGTCGGCGACGACACGGAGCACTACAAGGAGCTTGGCCTCGAAGTGGTGTCCGGCCTGTCTGACGACCTCCAGAATGTCCGCAAGGCAGCGATCCTCGACGCGGACGCGCTTACCATACAGGTAGCGAGCCTCGGGCACAGGCTGGTGAAGGCGAACGAGTTCTTGAACACGGGCATTAAGAGCTTGGAGGAGGAGAGCGGGTTCCAACGCAAGTTGGCCCAGTTCGTAGAGAACTCCCAGGCGCAGGTGACCCGCCtgctggaggaggagaagaagctcCGCTTGATGGTGCGCTCCACCGTGGACTACTTCCACGGCAGCAAGGGGAAGGACGAGGGCCTGCGCCTGTTTGTCGTCGTGCGCGACTTCCTGGTGATACTGGAGAAGGTGTGCAAGGAGGTGAAAGACGCGGCTGCTTTGGCCGCCAAAGCAGCCGCTGCCAACAAGAAACCGGCGGCAGCGGCAGCACCGGCGAAAGGGGGCAAGCAGCCGTCCCAGTCACAGCAATCCTTCCGCGACCCTCGGCAAGCTCTCAAGCCCGCGATCCAAGGCCGGAGGGCAAAGCCGGACAGCAGCTCCAGCTCTGATTCTGACTAG